The sequence GGTCTGTGCACCGGTGTCCATGTTCACCGCATCGATGAAGCCGCCGCCGATTTCCTCCTCCAGCTGCGGCCCGTAGTAGAAGCCGCGCTGCAGCGGGCCATCGAAGACCTGCCTGGCACCTGCCTGCTGCAGCACTGTCTCCAGGTTGCGGCGCAGTTCGCGCGCGGAGAACTCCTTCTCGCGCCGCAGCTCGCTGCTCACGCCAACCTTTGCACTCCAGCTTGCCCCTTCCACCCAGTGCAGGCCGTCGCCGAGGCGGAACGGGAAGCGGGCATGACTGCGTACATGCGGACGGTTGACCGGCGCATAGCCCTCGGGCATCGAGAAGAACGGCAGCTCGCCGATGGCGGCGGTGCTGGCTTCCACGCTGTTGATGTCGAACGGCAGCAGCGGTACCGGGTTGCCGTCGCGGTCATGCACCGCGTCCTTGTCCAGGGAGGACTGCGCAGCGGGTGTTTCCGTCGCCGCGGCTTCATCGGTTGCCGCTGCGGTAGTGGCATCCGTCGAGCCAACCGCGTCGGTCGCGGTTTCCTGCTTGCCACCGCAGGCCGACAGCAGCATCGCCAGCGTGCCCACCATCATCGTCTTGCGCATCTGGTTCACTCCCTGTGACAGAAGCGCAAGAGCCTACAACAGCTGCAGAGCAGTAAAACCCGTGTTTTTGGGGGTTGCGTCGCAGAAGGGGCGATCAGCCAGCGCGGCGCTGCTGCTCGTACACCTGCAGATGGCACCACGCGGCCTGCAGCAGCGGCGCGGCGATTCCAGCCTTGCCGGCGCGGGCGAGCATGTCGCCGGCGATGTGCGCCGCTTCCACCGGCAGGCCGGCTTCCAGGTCGCGCAGCATCGAGGCCTTCATCGTCGAGCCTGGCTGGGTCAGCGACTTGAGCGCGATCTGTTGTGGCTTCTCCGGTACCGGCTGGCCGGCAGCCTCGGCCACGGCCAGGCACTCGGCATACAGCGCCTGGACCAGGGGCACGCCATTGCCGGTGGCAACGATGCTGCCGACATCGCCGCGCATCAGGCAGGTGATTGCCGCCAGCGTGGTCAGGAACGTGTACTTGATCCACTGCTCGCTGGCGATGCGGTCGGAGGCGACATGGTCGATGCCGGCCTGTTTACAGGCGCGGGCCAGTGCCTGCACGCGTTCGCTGTGCGGATCGCCATCGCGCTCGCCGAAGGTCAGCCGTGCCGGGCGGTCGAGGTGCTCGATCGCGCCATCGGCAGCCTTGGTCGCGCTGATGAAGCACAGTCCGCCCAGCACCGCGTCGCGGCCGAAGCGGGAATCCAGCGGCGCGTAGTGGGCCAGACCGTTGAGGATCGGCAACAGCGTGGTGCCCGGGCCCATCGCCGGGGCGATCGCCTCGATCGAGCTGCCCAGGTCATAGGCCTTGCAGCTGAGCATCACCAGGTCGAACGGCTGCTGCGAAACCACGGCGGGCAGCGCATCAGCGGTGGTGAACCTGGCCGCGATGCGTGCATCGCCCAGCGGGCTGCGGATCACCAGGCCATCGCGCTGCAGTTGCGCCGCACGCGCCGGACGCACCAGGAAGGTGACGTCCACGCCCGCCTGGGCCAGACGGCCACCGAAATAACCACCGGTGCCACCGGCACCCAGGACGAGGATTCGCATGCGGTTCTCCGTTGTTGGCAGGGATCAGCTGCGCAGGCCGACGCCGCGGCGCAGCAGCCACAGCGACAGTGCGCCCAGTACCGCGACAAAGCCCAGCATCAGCGTGTAGGCCACCCACAGCGGCACGTCGGTGGTGCCGAGCAGGCCGTAGCGGAATGCGTTGACCATGTAGAAGATCGGGTTGGCGTGGGTCGCCTTCTCGGCCCAGCCCGGCAACAGGCTCACCGAATAGAACACGCCGCCGAGGTAGGTCAGCGGGGTCAGGATGAAGGTCGGCACGATTGCCACGTCGTCGAACTTCTTGGCGTAGACGGCGTTGATGAAGCCGGCCAGCGAGAAGATCGTCGCGCCCAGCAGCACGGTGCTCAGCGTCACCAGCGGATGCGGGATGCGCACCGGGGTGAAGAACATGGCGATGATCAGCACGATCACGCCGACCATCAGCCCGCGCAGCACCGCGCCGGCGACGTAACCGCCGAGGATCACCCAGTTGGGCATCGGGCTGACCAGCAGCTCCTCGATGTGGCGGCCGAACTTGGCGCCGAAGAACGAGGAGGAAACGTTGCCGTAGCTGTTCTGGATCACGCTCATCATCACCAGGCCGGGGACGATGAACTGCATGTAGCTGTAGCCGCCCATGTCGCCGACCCGCGAGCCGATCAGGCCACCGAAGATCAGGAAGTACAGGGTCATGGTGATCGCCGGCGGCACCAGCGTCTGGCCCCAGATGCGCAGGATGCGGTTGATCTCGCGGCGGACGATGGTGCCCAGCGCGACCCAGTTGCGCTGGCGGTCGGTGATCGGTGCGGGCGTGCTCATGCGGCCTCCTCGGTGTTGCCGGTGAGGCGCACGAACAGTTCCTCCAGGCGGTTGCTCTTGGTACGCATCGAACGCACGCGGATGCCGGCGGCACCCAGCGTGTCGAACACGCGGTTGAGGTCCATCGCCCGCGGCATTTCCACGTCCAGCGTGTGCGCGTCGGTGGCTACCAGGGTGGTGCCGGCGATCTCCGGCAGCTGGGTGGGCAGGTCACCATCGATATCGAGGATGAAGCCTTCCACGTCGAGCTTGGCCAGCAGGCTGCGCATCGGGCCCTGCTCCACGATCCGGCCGTGGTTGATGATCGCCAGGTTGCGGCACAGGTGCTCGGCTTCTTCCAGGTAGTGGGTGGTCAGGATGATGGTGGTGCCGGCGGCGTTGATCTCGCGCAGCACGCGCCACATGTCGCGGCGGATCTCGATGTCCACGCCGGCGGTGGGTTCGTCCAGGATCAGCAGCTGCGGCCGGGTCATCATCGCGCGGGCGATCATCAGCCGGCGCTTCATGCCGCCGGACAGCGTGCGGCTCATTACCTGGGCCTTTTCCCACAGGTGCGCGCGGCGCAGCTCTTCCTCGGCACGGCGGCGCGCTTCCTCGCGTTCGATGCCGTAGAAGCCGGCGTAGTTGACCAAGATGTCGAACGGCTTCTCGAACAGGTTGAAGTTGATTTCCTGCGGGACCAGGCCGATCAGGCGCATGGCCGCGCTGCGCTCGCGCACCAGGTCGGTGCCGAACACCTCGACCTGGCCTTCGCTGAGGTTCACCAGCGAGGAGACGATGCCGATCAACGTGGACTTGCCCGCGCCGTTGGGGCCGAGCAGGGCGAAGAAATCGCCCGGGGCCACTTCCAGCGACACGCCGCGCAGTGCCTGCACGCCGTTGTCGTAGGTCTTGCGCAGATCATGGACGCGCAGTGCCGGCGCGCGTGGGGAGGGGGTTGCCTGTGCCAAGCTCGTGCCTTCGCGCCCGTCGTGAGGGCGCCACAAATGTGCAGCGGCTATTATAGAAGCCCGCGCGGGCCCGGCCCGGCTACACACTGTTCCTTCTGTCGTGCCTGTCCACTTCCCGCTCAAGCTCGTCGCCCGCCGCATGCTGGCGCCGACCGTCGGCCATTACCAGTTCGTGCGCGACGACGGCCAGCCGCTGGATTTCCAGCCCGGCCAGTTCATCCAGATCCACTTCCAGCACGCCGATGGCACCGAGGCCCGGCGCAGCTACTCGCTGGCCACCATCCATGACCACACGCTGGGCCCGGGCGACGCGGTGGACATCGCGGTCAGCTTCGTCCCCGGCGGCGCGGCCACCGCGCTGTTCGAGGGCCTGGACATCGGCGGCCAGCTGATGGGCAGCGGCCCCTATGGCCGCTTCTGCCTGCAGCCGGGCGACCACAATGCGCGCTACCTGCTGATCGCCACCGGTACCGGTGTCACCCCGTACCGCTCGATGCTGCCGCAACTGGCGCAGGCCATGGCCGGACGCGGCGCCGAGGTCGTGCTGCTGCAGGGCGCGCGCACCCCGGGTGAACTGCTGTACAGCGAAGATTTCCATTCATTTGCCGAAGACCATCCGGGCTTCCGCTACGTGCCGTGCCTGTCGCGCGAACGGCCGGCCGACCCGCACCCGGACGTGCGCCATGGCTATGTGCAGCAGCACCTGGCCGAATTCGCGCCGGATCCGGCGCGCGACATTGCCTACCTGTGCGGCAACCCGGACATGGTCGATGCCTGCTTCGAGGCGCTGAAGGGCGCCGGCCTGCCGGTGCCGCAGATCCGCCGCGAGAAGTACGTCAGCTCCACGCCGGTCAAGCGCTGACCGTGGCGCCCTCGTCTCCGCGACGAGGGCAGACGGTTGATCACTGACTGACGCCAAGCGGCGGATCCTTCATCCGCCGCGCACATCCGGTCCACAGCCTGACGACCTGGCGCTCACTACGGTGACAGCCTGCCAAGGAGTCGACAGGCCATGCTGGACAGCGTCATCACCCCCGAATCCCTTTCCACGCTGGAGTCCGAAGCCCGCCAGTGGCTTCTCTCCCGGCCCGCATTGCCGCTGCCCGGCCGTGGCCAGACCCTGGAACGCTGGCGGGCACTGGCCGACATTGGCGCCCACGACCTGTGCCTGGCCAAGGTGCTGGAAGCGCACTACGACGCGCTGGCGATCCTGGCCGAGCTGGGCGAACCGGCACCTGCCGACGACACCGTGCTGGCGGTGTGGGCCGCCGAGGGGCCGCAGGCAACGCTGCGCCCGGGCACCGGGGCTGACACCCTGGACGGCGACAAGCCGTGGTGTTCTGGTGCCAGCCTGGTTGATGCGGCACTGGTGACGGTCCGCGAGGACGGCGCCTGCCAGCTGTACCAGGTCGGCACCGGGCCCCACCTGCAGCCGCGCGGTGATTCATGGCCGGCTACCGGCATGGGCCGCATTCCCTCGGTCACCGTGCGCTTTGCCAATGCGCCCGCGCGCCGCGTGGGACAGGTCGACGCCTACCTGCAGCGCCCCGGCTTCTGGCATGGCGGTGCCGGCGTGGCTGCGGTCTGGTACGGCGCGGCAATGGCACTGGTCGATGCGATGCAGCAGTCCAGCGGCGGTGAAACCCGCGATCGCCTGCTCGGCGAGGCGACGCTGGCGATGGTGCCGGCCGCCGCGCTGATGCGCGAACTGGCGGTGATGATCGACGCCGACCCGGCCAATCCGCACCGCGAGGCCGTGGTGCGCGTGCGCAGCGTGGTCGAGCGCGCCTGCACCCGCGTGCTCGACCTGGCCGGGCGTGCGCTGGGCCCGGCGCCGATGTGCACGGACCGCGACCACGCGCGCCGATGGGCCGACCTGACCGTGTTCCTGCGCCAGAGCCATGCCGACCGCGACTGGTGCTGGCTGGGCGAGCAGGCCCGCGCGGACGAATGGAGCCGGCCATGGGCGCTGTAGCCACCATCCACGGCCAGGGTACGGCCGAGTCCGACTGGCAGCAGTGCAGCTGGTTGTGGACGCAGCCACCGACCCCGGCGCAGAAACTGTTTGGCAGCGCACGCCGGCTGGTCGTCGTCGCCCCGCATCCGGATGACGAGGTGCTCGGTTGCGGCGGACTGATGCGGCTGGCGGTGGAAGCCGGACTGGACGTGCAGGTCGCCGCGGTCACCGATGGCGAGGCCTGCTATCCGCATGAGAAATGGTGGACGCCCGAGCGCCTGCGCCAGGTGCGGCGCGACGAACTGCGCGCCGCGCTGGCCGAACTCGGTATCGGTGATGCCTGGCACCTGGGCATTGCCGATGGCGGCGTCAGCGCCGATGTCCAGCGGCTGCACGAATGGCTGCAGGACATGCTGCGCGCCGACGACCTGGTGCTGGCACCGTGGCGGCTGGACGGCCACCCCGACCACGAGGCGGCCGGCGATGTGGCCTACCGGTGCGCACAAGCCACCGGGTGCCGCTTCCTCCAGTACCCCCTCTGGGGCTGGCACTGGCTGCATCCCGATGCCGTGCACATGACCTGGGACAAGCCAAGACTGGTGGACATCTCCGCCGCGCAGGCACGCAAGCAGCGCGCCATTGCGTGCTTCCGCAGCCAGACCGGCGAGGTAGAACACCTCCAGTCCGATCCCATCCTTCCCCCCCATGTGCTGCAACGCTTCGCGCGGGGCCACGAGGTGTTCCTGGCATGATCGACCAACAGTATTTCGAGCAGCTTTACGCGCAGGCCGATCCGTTCGGTTACCGCACCCGCTGGTACGAGGAGCGCAAGCGCGCGCTGCTGCTGGCCAGCCTCGGCCAGCGCAACTACGAACATGGCTGGGAGCTGGGCTGTTCCAATGGCGAACTGAGCGCAGCGCTTGCCAACCGTTGCCGTCGGCTGCTCGCCACCGACCTGAGCGAGCGCGCGGTGCTGCTGGCGCGCCGGCGCCTGGCGGCGGTGCCGGGTGTCGAGGTGCAGTGCGCGCGCCATCCCGGCTTCCGTCCGGACGTGCGCTTCGACCTGATCGTCTGCAGCGAGCTGGGTTACTACCTGGACCCGCAGCAACTGCCGCAGTTGCGTGATGACATCCACTCGGTGCTGGCCGGGGACGGCCTGCTGGTGGCCTGCCACTGGCGCGTGCCGTTCGCCGAGGCCGGCAGCGATGCCGAATCCGTGCATCGCGAGCTGGGCCTGGGCCTGGTGGAGAAGTTCCACTACCGCGATGCCGACTTCATCCTGCAGGGCTGGTCGGCCGATCCGCAGTCAGTGGCGATGCGCGAGGGCCTGCGATGATCGGCATCCTGGTTCCCGCGCATGACGAGGAAGACCGTATTGGCGCCTGCCTGGATTCGCTGCAGCGTGCCGCACTGGATCCGGCGCTGGACGGCGAGGACGTGTGCATCGTGGTTGCACTCGATGCCTGCACTGACGGCACCTGGCTGGAATGCAAGCGCCGTGGTGTGGAGACCCTCAGCCTGGACGCGCGCTGCGTAGGCGTGGCCCGCGCGGCGGCGGCTGCCGTGCTTCTGACGCGCGGCGCGCGCTGGCTGGCCAGCACCGACGCCGACAGCGAGGTGCCGGCGGACTGGCTGTCCGGCCAGCTGGCCGGCGGCCATGACGTGTTCTGCGGGCTGGTGGACCTCAAGTGCGAAACCACCGGGCAGCGCCTGTACCAGCTGTTTCACCGGGCCGAGCGCTGGGGCCACGACCATGGACGGATCCACGGCGCCAACCTCGGCATCGCCGCCCGAACCTACCTAGACGCGGGTGGTTTTGACGCGCTCGAATGCCACGAGGACGTGGCGCTGGTGCGGCGACTGGAGGCAGGAGGTACACGCGTGCACTGGGCCGACCAGCCACGGGTGCTGACCAGCGCCCGCCTGCACGGCCGCGCGCCGCAGGGATTTGCCGCCTACCTGCGCGACCTCGAAGCGCGCCTGGGCGCTGGCCCGGACGTGGCACTGGCCGGAGGCACTCC is a genomic window of Stenotrophomonas sp. Marseille-Q4652 containing:
- a CDS encoding glycosyltransferase family 2 protein codes for the protein MIGILVPAHDEEDRIGACLDSLQRAALDPALDGEDVCIVVALDACTDGTWLECKRRGVETLSLDARCVGVARAAAAAVLLTRGARWLASTDADSEVPADWLSGQLAGGHDVFCGLVDLKCETTGQRLYQLFHRAERWGHDHGRIHGANLGIAARTYLDAGGFDALECHEDVALVRRLEAGGTRVHWADQPRVLTSARLHGRAPQGFAAYLRDLEARLGAGPDVALAGGTP
- a CDS encoding class I SAM-dependent methyltransferase, giving the protein MIDQQYFEQLYAQADPFGYRTRWYEERKRALLLASLGQRNYEHGWELGCSNGELSAALANRCRRLLATDLSERAVLLARRRLAAVPGVEVQCARHPGFRPDVRFDLIVCSELGYYLDPQQLPQLRDDIHSVLAGDGLLVACHWRVPFAEAGSDAESVHRELGLGLVEKFHYRDADFILQGWSADPQSVAMREGLR
- a CDS encoding ferredoxin--NADP reductase, which gives rise to MPVHFPLKLVARRMLAPTVGHYQFVRDDGQPLDFQPGQFIQIHFQHADGTEARRSYSLATIHDHTLGPGDAVDIAVSFVPGGAATALFEGLDIGGQLMGSGPYGRFCLQPGDHNARYLLIATGTGVTPYRSMLPQLAQAMAGRGAEVVLLQGARTPGELLYSEDFHSFAEDHPGFRYVPCLSRERPADPHPDVRHGYVQQHLAEFAPDPARDIAYLCGNPDMVDACFEALKGAGLPVPQIRREKYVSSTPVKR
- a CDS encoding acyl-CoA dehydrogenase, whose translation is MLDSVITPESLSTLESEARQWLLSRPALPLPGRGQTLERWRALADIGAHDLCLAKVLEAHYDALAILAELGEPAPADDTVLAVWAAEGPQATLRPGTGADTLDGDKPWCSGASLVDAALVTVREDGACQLYQVGTGPHLQPRGDSWPATGMGRIPSVTVRFANAPARRVGQVDAYLQRPGFWHGGAGVAAVWYGAAMALVDAMQQSSGGETRDRLLGEATLAMVPAAALMRELAVMIDADPANPHREAVVRVRSVVERACTRVLDLAGRALGPAPMCTDRDHARRWADLTVFLRQSHADRDWCWLGEQARADEWSRPWAL
- a CDS encoding PIG-L family deacetylase, translated to MGAVATIHGQGTAESDWQQCSWLWTQPPTPAQKLFGSARRLVVVAPHPDDEVLGCGGLMRLAVEAGLDVQVAAVTDGEACYPHEKWWTPERLRQVRRDELRAALAELGIGDAWHLGIADGGVSADVQRLHEWLQDMLRADDLVLAPWRLDGHPDHEAAGDVAYRCAQATGCRFLQYPLWGWHWLHPDAVHMTWDKPRLVDISAAQARKQRAIACFRSQTGEVEHLQSDPILPPHVLQRFARGHEVFLA
- a CDS encoding ABC transporter permease, with the translated sequence MSTPAPITDRQRNWVALGTIVRREINRILRIWGQTLVPPAITMTLYFLIFGGLIGSRVGDMGGYSYMQFIVPGLVMMSVIQNSYGNVSSSFFGAKFGRHIEELLVSPMPNWVILGGYVAGAVLRGLMVGVIVLIIAMFFTPVRIPHPLVTLSTVLLGATIFSLAGFINAVYAKKFDDVAIVPTFILTPLTYLGGVFYSVSLLPGWAEKATHANPIFYMVNAFRYGLLGTTDVPLWVAYTLMLGFVAVLGALSLWLLRRGVGLRS
- a CDS encoding ABC transporter ATP-binding protein, with protein sequence MAQATPSPRAPALRVHDLRKTYDNGVQALRGVSLEVAPGDFFALLGPNGAGKSTLIGIVSSLVNLSEGQVEVFGTDLVRERSAAMRLIGLVPQEINFNLFEKPFDILVNYAGFYGIEREEARRRAEEELRRAHLWEKAQVMSRTLSGGMKRRLMIARAMMTRPQLLILDEPTAGVDIEIRRDMWRVLREINAAGTTIILTTHYLEEAEHLCRNLAIINHGRIVEQGPMRSLLAKLDVEGFILDIDGDLPTQLPEIAGTTLVATDAHTLDVEMPRAMDLNRVFDTLGAAGIRVRSMRTKSNRLEELFVRLTGNTEEAA
- the panE gene encoding 2-dehydropantoate 2-reductase gives rise to the protein MRILVLGAGGTGGYFGGRLAQAGVDVTFLVRPARAAQLQRDGLVIRSPLGDARIAARFTTADALPAVVSQQPFDLVMLSCKAYDLGSSIEAIAPAMGPGTTLLPILNGLAHYAPLDSRFGRDAVLGGLCFISATKAADGAIEHLDRPARLTFGERDGDPHSERVQALARACKQAGIDHVASDRIASEQWIKYTFLTTLAAITCLMRGDVGSIVATGNGVPLVQALYAECLAVAEAAGQPVPEKPQQIALKSLTQPGSTMKASMLRDLEAGLPVEAAHIAGDMLARAGKAGIAAPLLQAAWCHLQVYEQQRRAG